The DNA sequence AGGCCACATGTGCCCGTGGACGAGGGCACGTCCTTTGCGAGGTAGACATATCCTTGTTCACCCCAGTCGTTGCTCCATGAGTTCTTGGCAATCCAGTACTTGTTTCCCTCGCCAGGACCCTCGCAGTAGCCGACGATGGTGACGGCGTGGTTCACATTGGCGGAGCAGGGGCCACGGTAGATGCCGCCGGAGTAGAACTGGAACTGAAAACCGCTGGCGTCAATGTAGACCGTCACGGGCTGCATGGCCACGGCAATCGCCAGCTGACCTTCGTTGTTGGGTGGCACGGCCTTGAAGCCCTTGAGGGACGCCTGTTGGTCGAAGAGGAGCTTGTCCATGTCGCACTTTCCCTGGAATCCGGCGTATGGGTACCTCTCCTCCGACGTGATGCCACCACGTGCGGCCACAAGGGCCATAGCCGAGTCTGAgtggccgccgccgcagccgccgctccGTGTGTCGCAATCCACGAGTACCTGCTCGGACAGCGACACCAGCTCCCCTGTCCTAATCTTGTTCATGCCTTcgatcgccgccaccgccgcgaaTGCCCAGCATGATCCTGCCATATTACAATTTTATCCATCCGCACGACGA is a window from the Triticum dicoccoides isolate Atlit2015 ecotype Zavitan unplaced genomic scaffold, WEW_v2.0 scaffold40930, whole genome shotgun sequence genome containing:
- the LOC119346470 gene encoding ervatamin-B-like gives rise to the protein MASSTPYLVLLLCLTTFLQAWLAAAKYPPPPPPPFELPESEVRERFSKWVIKYSKHYSCHEEEEMRFQVFKNNTNAIGQFDQQNPGTAVGRGFRPTGFQVRGSGGVRMNRFGDLSPREVIQQFTGLNTTSFNATSPTYLPYHSFKPCCVDWRSSGAVTGVKNQGTCGSCWAFAAVAAIEGMNKIRTGELVSLSEQVLVDCDTRSGGCGGGHSDSAMALVAARGGITSEERYPYAGFQGKCDMDKLLFDQQASLKGFKAVPPNNEGQLAIAVAMQPVTVYIDASGFQFQFYSGGIYRGPCSANVNHAVTIVGYCEGPGEGNKYWIAKNSWSNDWGEQGYVYLAKDVPSSTGTC